From the genome of Virgibacillus proomii, one region includes:
- the glyS gene encoding glycine--tRNA ligase subunit beta: protein MTKDALFEIGLEELPARFIDDAEHQLKEKTAAWLEGLRIPFESLTTYSTPRRLAVLITGLSEEQTTIEEEVKGPAEKIAKDESGNWTKAAIGFSKGQGRSVEDIYIKDYKGTPYIYVKKHIEGKPTKELLPGFRDIITSITFGKNMRWGTHSLRYARPIRWLVGLFGSEIIPFEIVNVLSSNVTYGHRFLGEKVIIDVPANYEEIMNQQYVMVDAQKREAFILQGIHKLEQEKSIQIPVDEDLLNEVRNLVEYPHVFLGEFEDEFLAIPEEVLITSMKEHQRYFPVRSQTGELLPYFVGVRNGNGDHLETVIKGNEKVLRARLSDAAFFYDEDRKQSIDYYLSKLERVVFQEQLGTIHDKVNRLISLTKHISQCLALSADDMEKALRAAEICKFDLTTSMVNEFTELQGVIGEKYARFYGEDHIVAKAVREHYLPKQANDDLPETGIGTIISIADKLDTITGCIAVGLLPTGSHDPYGLRRQAIGILRMIHQNKWHISIEELIQLALTVLTESTVQITQKESVAVNIQDFFLQRAAYLFKEAGIEQDITQAVLHEQIGDYEYSLAKANLLSLKRNDDNFKAIQEAFVRVLNLVQKSEAGEINPNLFKTESEKVLYQKFCTVEEAYHTTSRNAEKDLQLLGQLATPIHAFFDHNMVMVDNIEIRNNRLALLYQIATLIKRYADLTKIEWKQSF, encoded by the coding sequence ATGACAAAGGACGCTTTATTTGAAATCGGATTAGAAGAGTTACCAGCTCGATTTATTGATGATGCTGAACACCAATTAAAGGAAAAAACCGCAGCTTGGCTGGAGGGATTACGTATACCTTTTGAAAGTTTAACAACGTATTCTACCCCTAGACGGTTAGCTGTACTTATAACAGGTCTATCTGAAGAGCAAACAACGATAGAGGAAGAAGTAAAAGGGCCAGCTGAAAAAATAGCTAAAGATGAATCTGGTAATTGGACAAAGGCAGCGATTGGGTTTTCGAAAGGACAGGGGAGGTCAGTAGAAGACATTTATATCAAGGATTACAAGGGTACACCTTATATATATGTGAAAAAGCATATTGAAGGGAAACCAACCAAAGAATTATTACCTGGTTTTCGAGATATTATTACCTCCATAACTTTTGGTAAAAATATGCGCTGGGGAACACATTCCTTACGTTACGCACGTCCAATCCGCTGGTTAGTTGGTTTGTTTGGATCCGAAATTATTCCATTTGAAATAGTAAATGTATTAAGCAGTAATGTTACTTATGGTCATCGCTTTTTAGGAGAAAAAGTAATCATTGATGTTCCGGCTAACTATGAAGAAATAATGAATCAACAATATGTTATGGTAGATGCCCAAAAACGGGAAGCCTTTATTTTACAAGGTATTCATAAATTAGAGCAAGAAAAATCCATACAAATCCCGGTAGATGAGGATCTACTAAACGAAGTTCGGAACTTAGTAGAATATCCTCACGTATTTCTTGGTGAATTTGAAGATGAATTTTTAGCGATTCCTGAAGAAGTATTAATTACATCCATGAAGGAACATCAACGATATTTTCCTGTGCGATCGCAAACAGGAGAATTACTTCCCTACTTTGTTGGTGTACGCAATGGTAATGGGGACCATTTGGAGACAGTTATTAAAGGGAATGAAAAGGTATTACGTGCCCGTTTATCGGATGCTGCTTTTTTCTATGATGAAGATCGGAAGCAATCGATCGATTATTACTTATCTAAATTGGAACGTGTAGTCTTTCAAGAACAACTTGGAACGATACACGATAAGGTAAACCGATTAATTTCCTTGACAAAGCATATTAGTCAATGTTTAGCACTATCTGCGGATGATATGGAAAAAGCATTACGTGCTGCAGAAATTTGTAAATTTGATTTAACGACAAGTATGGTTAATGAATTTACTGAATTACAAGGAGTTATTGGTGAAAAATATGCACGCTTCTACGGTGAAGATCACATCGTAGCAAAAGCTGTTCGTGAGCATTATTTACCAAAACAAGCAAATGATGATCTTCCAGAGACAGGAATAGGGACGATTATTAGCATTGCGGATAAGCTAGACACAATTACAGGATGTATAGCTGTTGGTTTACTACCAACTGGCTCACATGATCCTTATGGGTTACGTCGTCAAGCTATTGGCATTTTAAGAATGATTCATCAGAATAAGTGGCATATTTCGATAGAAGAGCTGATTCAATTAGCATTGACTGTACTTACTGAATCAACCGTCCAAATCACTCAAAAGGAATCAGTTGCTGTAAATATTCAGGACTTTTTCTTACAACGTGCCGCTTATCTTTTTAAGGAAGCAGGAATCGAACAAGATATTACTCAAGCTGTACTGCATGAACAGATTGGTGATTATGAATATAGTTTAGCAAAAGCTAATCTGTTGTCATTAAAGAGAAATGATGATAATTTTAAAGCCATTCAGGAAGCGTTTGTTCGAGTTTTAAACTTGGTGCAAAAGTCAGAAGCAGGTGAGATCAATCCAAATTTATTTAAAACGGAATCCGAAAAAGTATTATACCAAAAATTTTGTACGGTTGAAGAAGCGTATCATACAACATCTAGAAACGCTGAAAAAGATTTACAATTACTTGGGCAACTGGCAACTCCAATTCATGCGTTTTTTGATCATAATATGGTAATGGTGGACAACATTGAAATTCGCAATAATCGTTTAGCATTACTTTACCAAATTGCTACGTTAATCAAGCGTTATGCAGACTTAACTAAGATTGAATGGAAGCAAAGTTTTTAA
- the glyQ gene encoding glycine--tRNA ligase subunit alpha — protein MNIQEMILTLQKYWSEHNCILMQAYDVEKGAGTMSPMTLLRSLGPEPWNVAYVEPSRRPADGRYGENPNRLYQHHQFQVIMKPSPDNIQELYLASLEKLGIDPLAHDIRFVEDNWENPTLGAAGLGWEVWLDGMEITQFTYFQQIGGLEANPVSVELTYGIERLASYIQDQENVFDLEWTNGVTVRDIFFQPEYEHSTYTFETSNTEMLFELFTNYEREAKTTMEKGLVFPAYDYVLKCSHTFNLLDAKGVISVTERTGYITRIRNLARGIAKAYVAERERLGFPMLKKEEQ, from the coding sequence ATGAATATTCAAGAAATGATCTTAACACTACAAAAATATTGGTCTGAACACAATTGTATTTTAATGCAAGCATATGATGTCGAAAAGGGAGCAGGTACGATGTCACCTATGACATTATTACGAAGCCTAGGTCCAGAGCCTTGGAATGTAGCTTATGTTGAGCCTTCAAGAAGACCGGCAGATGGGAGATATGGCGAAAATCCAAATCGGCTATATCAGCATCACCAGTTTCAAGTTATTATGAAGCCTTCTCCAGATAATATTCAAGAGCTCTATTTAGCATCTTTAGAAAAATTAGGCATTGATCCGCTTGCTCATGATATAAGGTTCGTAGAGGATAATTGGGAGAATCCGACATTGGGTGCAGCTGGATTGGGTTGGGAAGTTTGGTTAGATGGGATGGAAATTACACAATTTACCTATTTTCAGCAAATCGGTGGCTTAGAAGCGAATCCAGTTTCAGTAGAATTAACGTATGGAATTGAGCGGTTAGCCTCGTATATTCAAGACCAAGAGAATGTATTTGATTTAGAATGGACAAATGGAGTGACTGTAAGAGATATCTTTTTCCAACCGGAATATGAACATTCTACGTATACATTTGAAACATCTAATACAGAAATGCTTTTTGAGCTGTTTACTAATTATGAACGAGAAGCAAAGACAACAATGGAAAAGGGCCTCGTATTCCCTGCATATGATTATGTGCTCAAATGCTCGCATACATTTAATCTTTTGGATGCTAAGGGCGTCATATCTGTTACTGAACGAACAGGATACATTACAAGAATCCGAAATTTAGCAAGAGGAATTGCCAAAGCTTATGTTGCTGAAAGAGAACGATTAGGGTTCCCTATGCTGAAAAAGGAGGAGCAATAA
- the recO gene encoding DNA repair protein RecO, whose protein sequence is MLEKIQGIVLKTRDYGETHKIVTIYSKKIGKLSAIAKGAKKPKSRMAAVTQPFIYAEFLMYINKGLSTIQQGDILYSFRSIREDIIKTAYAAYAVELTDKLLDDKQPDPFIFDQLYQTMSWIEKEEDSRIPLMMYEIKLYKKGGFAPTLTHCSNCKQRHLPFAFSIKEAGLLCSSCRSMDPQAVLLPDAVAKLLHIFSTVELKQVTSISVKEENKQLLRQLLDNYYDYYGGYFLKSRRFLRQLNSVK, encoded by the coding sequence TTGCTTGAAAAGATACAAGGTATTGTATTAAAAACACGAGATTACGGGGAAACGCATAAGATTGTAACGATTTATAGTAAAAAAATTGGGAAGCTCTCAGCAATAGCAAAAGGGGCAAAAAAGCCAAAGAGCAGAATGGCTGCTGTAACGCAGCCATTCATATACGCTGAATTTTTAATGTATATAAACAAAGGGTTAAGCACGATACAACAAGGCGATATTCTTTATTCCTTTCGATCCATTCGTGAAGATATTATTAAGACTGCATACGCAGCTTATGCAGTCGAACTTACGGATAAATTATTAGATGATAAACAGCCAGATCCTTTTATTTTCGATCAGCTTTATCAAACTATGTCATGGATTGAAAAAGAGGAGGATTCTCGTATTCCCCTTATGATGTATGAAATAAAGCTATATAAGAAAGGCGGCTTTGCTCCAACATTGACCCACTGCTCAAATTGCAAACAACGACATCTTCCTTTTGCGTTCTCTATTAAAGAGGCGGGGCTACTATGTTCATCTTGTCGAAGCATGGACCCCCAAGCTGTTTTATTACCAGATGCTGTTGCAAAATTATTACATATTTTTTCTACTGTTGAGCTTAAGCAAGTAACCAGTATATCAGTAAAAGAGGAAAACAAACAACTGCTCAGGCAATTGTTAGATAACTATTATGATTATTATGGAGGATACTTCCTGAAATCGAGAAGATTTTTACGTCAACTGAATTCAGTGAAATAA
- a CDS encoding YqzL family protein yields MIDLTWKLFSQTGNIETYLLMKELENEQNPLRPRQREDQNRTPIDTKL; encoded by the coding sequence GTGATCGATTTAACCTGGAAACTATTTAGTCAAACAGGAAATATTGAAACCTATTTGCTAATGAAAGAGTTAGAAAATGAACAAAACCCTCTTAGACCTAGACAACGTGAAGATCAAAACAGAACTCCAATCGATACGAAGTTGTAA
- the era gene encoding GTPase Era: MNKPFKSGFIAIIGRPNVGKSTFMNQAIGQKIAIMSDKPQTTRNKIQGVLTQPDAQMIFIDTPGIHKPKHRLGEFMVRTAENTLNEVDVILFMINAKEGYGKGDQYIIDLLQKVNRPVYLIINKIDLIHPDELLPLIEQYKDKYDFAEIIPISALHGNNVAHMLEVIKQQLDEGPKYYPDDQITDHPERFIISELIREKVLHFTREEVPHSIAVVIENVDQNGNNKLLIQATIVTERKTQKGILIGKQGSMLKKIGKAARKDIEALLGTKIYLELWVKVKKDWRNKQSQLHEFGFRSDEY; this comes from the coding sequence ATGAACAAACCATTTAAATCTGGGTTTATAGCAATCATTGGTAGACCAAATGTTGGAAAATCAACGTTTATGAATCAGGCAATCGGACAAAAAATTGCTATTATGAGTGATAAACCGCAAACTACAAGGAATAAGATTCAAGGCGTGTTAACACAGCCAGATGCGCAAATGATTTTTATTGATACACCTGGTATTCATAAACCAAAGCATCGGCTTGGAGAATTTATGGTAAGAACGGCTGAAAATACGCTGAATGAAGTAGATGTTATTTTATTTATGATAAATGCTAAGGAAGGGTATGGAAAAGGAGATCAATATATTATCGATTTATTACAAAAAGTAAATCGACCTGTGTATTTAATTATAAATAAAATAGACCTTATTCATCCTGATGAATTATTACCCTTGATTGAACAATACAAGGATAAATATGATTTCGCTGAAATTATTCCGATTTCTGCTTTACATGGAAATAATGTGGCTCATATGCTTGAAGTTATCAAGCAACAGCTGGATGAAGGTCCAAAATACTACCCTGATGATCAAATCACAGATCATCCGGAACGTTTTATTATTAGCGAACTAATAAGAGAAAAGGTGTTACATTTTACCAGAGAAGAGGTTCCGCATTCTATAGCTGTTGTCATTGAAAATGTGGACCAAAACGGAAATAATAAGTTGCTTATTCAGGCTACCATTGTTACTGAAAGAAAAACACAAAAGGGTATATTGATTGGTAAACAAGGAAGTATGTTAAAAAAAATTGGCAAAGCTGCGCGCAAAGACATAGAAGCTTTATTGGGCACAAAGATTTATTTAGAACTTTGGGTTAAAGTAAAGAAAGATTGGCGTAATAAACAAAGTCAGCTCCATGAATTTGGTTTCCGTAGTGACGAATATTAA
- a CDS encoding diacylglycerol kinase family protein has translation MKGKQKFIGFAYAWQGILFVIRNERNFQLHLLAAVIVILAGTLLHLSMLEWVVIIVAITNVLITEMINSALEAIMDYLSLQFHPAIKKIKDMAAGAVLIAAIAAAAIGCIIFIPKIISIV, from the coding sequence TTGAAAGGTAAACAGAAGTTTATTGGTTTCGCTTATGCTTGGCAGGGGATTTTATTTGTCATTCGAAATGAACGAAATTTTCAGCTTCATTTATTAGCTGCTGTTATTGTTATACTTGCTGGGACGCTGTTACATCTTAGTATGCTGGAATGGGTTGTTATCATTGTTGCTATTACTAATGTATTAATTACTGAAATGATCAATAGTGCCCTAGAAGCGATAATGGATTATTTGAGTTTGCAATTTCATCCAGCTATTAAAAAAATTAAAGATATGGCAGCAGGGGCGGTACTTATTGCGGCTATTGCTGCCGCTGCCATTGGCTGTATTATCTTTATTCCAAAGATTATATCAATCGTATAA
- the ybeY gene encoding rRNA maturation RNase YbeY, whose amino-acid sequence MYIDFHDHTNSVESDYIDMIQRLITFAADKEGVSQEAELSINFVDNKKIQALNRNYRQINKPTDVLSFAMQENGEGEIDILDEDLPLLLGDIVISVDKAKEQAKSYDHSLERELCFLALHGFLHLIGYDHMTKEDEQQMFSRQKVILGEFGIER is encoded by the coding sequence GTGTACATTGATTTCCATGACCATACGAACTCTGTTGAGAGTGATTATATTGATATGATTCAACGGCTTATTACATTCGCTGCTGATAAAGAAGGAGTTTCGCAGGAGGCAGAGCTTTCCATAAATTTTGTCGATAATAAAAAAATTCAAGCGTTGAATCGTAATTATAGACAAATAAATAAACCGACTGATGTACTATCTTTTGCTATGCAGGAAAATGGGGAAGGAGAAATTGATATTCTAGATGAAGACCTTCCTCTCTTACTTGGAGATATAGTCATATCTGTTGACAAAGCAAAAGAGCAAGCGAAAAGCTACGACCATTCTTTAGAAAGGGAGTTATGTTTTTTAGCACTGCATGGTTTCCTTCATTTAATTGGTTACGACCATATGACAAAAGAAGATGAACAACAGATGTTCTCAAGACAAAAAGTTATTTTAGGTGAATTTGGCATTGAAAGGTAA
- a CDS encoding HD family phosphohydrolase, which translates to MEKKKFNPRSWFVFKQRYSKWSIITVATLLLGLFFFFLTINNVHTEIYEIERFSRAKETIRSPVTIENEQETERKTRETVQSVEDRYNIDQEVTDERIAYTKEIFAAITKLEEELKTSGKEDKGKLEPLTNKEKIQQLKQILSPEIKEGVSDDLLLQLMQVPKDERDKGEKLFLHSLSDTLNNGVRTENTQSAISNLKQDIKYAELDANLKEALTRLSEFAVVENSFFDVDETANARKEAASNVEPVVIRAGEIIVREGQVITNEVYEKLKLVGVLDKERNLFPVIGLSLLILLICSVIAHEMNWLAKQEQLNNRTVVTLTIISVIMVALMKIASIYTTQVNQLFYVMPIATGALLIKQLIHERTAIIFSCLFAILGSMIFNNQIPGSLNVETGIYFLLSQLAAIFFLRNVKDRLAVVKAGLGIGVVNIVIVLLFIFLSFEKYALGDIFIQSSLATASALLSAVLTIGLLPYFETALGILSDIKLLQLSNPNHPLLKKLLTEAPGTYHHSIMVANLSETACEAVGANGLLARVGSYYHDLGKTVAPHYFIENQLAIRNPHDFIEPEESAKIIISHPYDGAEMLKKYRLPKEIIDIAKQHHGTSLLKYFYMKAKKENEEVQELAYRYPGPKPQTKETAIINICDSVEAAVRSLKEPTEEKIEQIVASIIQDRLTDGQFDECPLTLKELHTIQETICGTLKGIFHSRIQYPEKEVK; encoded by the coding sequence GTGGAGAAAAAGAAATTTAACCCACGTAGTTGGTTTGTATTTAAACAGCGATACAGTAAGTGGAGCATTATAACAGTTGCAACTCTCCTGCTAGGCTTGTTTTTCTTTTTTTTGACTATTAATAATGTACATACAGAAATTTATGAAATTGAACGTTTCAGTAGAGCAAAAGAAACGATTCGCTCTCCTGTAACGATAGAAAACGAACAGGAAACGGAACGAAAGACAAGAGAGACCGTTCAGTCTGTTGAAGATAGATATAATATTGATCAAGAGGTTACTGATGAACGAATTGCATATACAAAGGAAATTTTTGCGGCCATTACTAAACTTGAAGAAGAGTTGAAAACATCTGGTAAAGAAGATAAAGGTAAATTAGAACCGCTTACAAATAAAGAAAAGATTCAACAACTAAAGCAAATCTTATCACCGGAAATCAAAGAGGGTGTAAGTGATGATTTACTATTACAGCTTATGCAAGTGCCAAAGGATGAACGAGATAAAGGAGAAAAACTGTTTCTTCATTCTTTATCTGATACGTTAAATAATGGCGTGCGCACAGAAAATACTCAAAGTGCTATCTCTAATTTGAAACAAGATATTAAGTATGCTGAGTTAGATGCAAATTTAAAAGAAGCGCTAACTCGATTAAGTGAATTTGCAGTTGTTGAGAATTCATTTTTTGATGTCGATGAAACTGCAAATGCAAGGAAGGAAGCAGCTAGTAATGTTGAACCAGTAGTAATTCGGGCTGGAGAAATCATTGTTCGGGAAGGACAGGTTATTACAAACGAAGTATATGAAAAGCTAAAGCTTGTTGGTGTACTGGATAAAGAACGAAATTTATTTCCAGTAATTGGATTATCTTTATTAATTTTACTTATTTGTAGTGTAATTGCTCATGAAATGAATTGGTTAGCAAAGCAGGAGCAATTAAATAATCGAACCGTTGTCACACTCACTATTATTAGTGTGATCATGGTTGCCTTAATGAAAATCGCAAGCATTTATACAACACAGGTAAATCAGCTGTTTTACGTGATGCCAATTGCTACTGGAGCCTTGTTAATCAAACAGCTCATTCATGAACGAACAGCCATCATTTTTAGTTGTCTATTTGCAATTTTAGGCAGTATGATTTTTAATAATCAAATACCAGGCTCCTTAAATGTTGAGACTGGTATCTACTTTTTACTTTCGCAGCTGGCAGCTATTTTCTTTTTGCGTAACGTCAAGGATCGACTTGCTGTTGTAAAAGCTGGATTAGGTATTGGGGTTGTTAATATTGTTATCGTACTATTATTTATATTTCTGTCGTTTGAGAAATATGCCCTCGGTGATATTTTTATACAATCATCGCTTGCTACCGCATCAGCACTTTTATCAGCAGTTTTAACGATCGGTTTACTACCATATTTTGAAACAGCTTTAGGAATTTTATCAGATATAAAATTACTTCAATTGTCAAATCCGAACCATCCGTTATTAAAAAAACTATTAACAGAAGCACCGGGAACCTATCATCATTCTATTATGGTTGCCAATTTAAGTGAAACTGCTTGTGAAGCAGTTGGAGCAAATGGTTTATTAGCACGTGTGGGCTCTTATTATCATGATTTAGGAAAAACAGTTGCACCTCATTATTTTATTGAAAATCAATTAGCAATTCGAAATCCACATGATTTTATCGAACCAGAGGAAAGTGCTAAAATTATTATTAGTCACCCATATGACGGAGCAGAGATGTTGAAAAAATATCGACTTCCGAAAGAGATTATTGATATTGCAAAACAGCATCATGGCACATCGTTATTAAAGTATTTTTATATGAAGGCTAAAAAGGAAAACGAAGAGGTGCAAGAACTAGCTTATCGTTATCCAGGTCCAAAGCCACAAACAAAAGAAACGGCGATTATTAATATTTGCGATTCTGTTGAGGCGGCAGTAAGGTCGTTAAAAGAACCTACAGAAGAAAAAATTGAGCAAATTGTTGCTTCTATTATTCAAGATCGATTAACAGATGGACAATTTGATGAGTGTCCGTTAACATTAAAAGAATTGCATACGATTCAAGAAACAATCTGTGGAACATTGAAAGGGATTTTTCATTCCCGCATTCAATATCCTGAGAAGGAGGTAAAGTAA
- a CDS encoding PhoH family protein, whose translation MPENLTVIDLQLTSPNEALALFGNNDKYLHQLEELLDVSITTRGELVHVSGEEQTVTLVQDILSALLSVIRKGLTITERDVVYAVDLAKKDKINQFETLFEDEITKNVKGKSIRVKTLGQKKYVSAIKANDLVFGIGPAGTGKTYLAVVMAVHALKNGFVKRIILTRPAVEAGESLGFLPGDLKEKVDPYLRPLYDALHDVLGAEHTMRLIERETIEIAPLAYMRGRTLDDAFVILDEAQNTTPEQMKMFLTRLGFGSKMVITGDITQIDLPKGVQSGLIVASSLLSEVKGIGFVYLEQTDVVRHPLVQRIIEAYDKHK comes from the coding sequence ATGCCAGAAAATCTTACAGTAATTGATTTACAATTAACAAGTCCAAATGAAGCATTAGCACTGTTTGGAAATAATGACAAGTATCTTCATCAACTTGAAGAGCTGCTTGATGTTTCCATCACTACAAGAGGAGAACTTGTGCATGTTTCTGGAGAGGAACAGACGGTTACTTTAGTTCAAGATATATTATCAGCATTGCTATCTGTTATTCGTAAAGGATTAACGATTACAGAGAGAGATGTAGTGTATGCAGTAGATTTAGCAAAAAAAGATAAAATCAACCAATTTGAAACATTGTTTGAAGATGAGATAACAAAAAATGTAAAAGGAAAATCAATTCGTGTAAAAACGTTAGGACAAAAGAAATATGTTTCTGCTATAAAAGCAAATGACCTTGTATTCGGAATAGGGCCTGCTGGTACAGGAAAAACATATTTAGCTGTTGTTATGGCTGTTCATGCTTTAAAAAATGGTTTTGTCAAGCGGATCATTTTAACAAGACCTGCAGTTGAGGCTGGTGAAAGTTTAGGATTTTTACCGGGTGATTTGAAAGAAAAGGTAGACCCGTACCTACGACCACTTTATGACGCTTTACATGATGTATTAGGTGCTGAGCATACGATGCGGCTTATCGAACGGGAAACGATTGAAATAGCACCACTTGCATATATGCGAGGTAGAACACTGGATGACGCGTTTGTCATTTTGGATGAGGCACAAAATACCACACCGGAACAAATGAAAATGTTTTTAACTCGACTGGGTTTTGGTTCGAAAATGGTCATTACTGGAGATATTACACAAATTGATTTGCCTAAAGGGGTACAATCAGGGTTAATAGTTGCAAGTTCATTATTGTCTGAGGTAAAAGGAATCGGCTTTGTATATTTAGAGCAAACGGATGTAGTAAGGCATCCACTCGTGCAGCGAATTATTGAAGCTTATGATAAGCATAAGTAA
- the yqfD gene encoding sporulation protein YqfD: MKQKEESIITGSVTISVSGNKPELFFQHCTSYGIRIWNVTKPKSDTCNGTIRLKDVKHIKRLRRGTNYKIKFIDRKGYPFVIRRYLRKKELIIAFILSMLLIFGLSNIVWEVKITGVPKDIEEKINKQLNQYGIHPGSWIFSLDSPKEIQQQLLDDVPELLWVGIDQKGTTFYLEGVEKVVVKEEEKKNPRNLIAAKKGIIKKMYVSQGVAQVEVHDFVEKGDLLVSGKMGMEADNNEEKKDKKRKIRYVAADGEITATTWYEVKVTVPLETSTERLTGNQEEKYHIAFSDVKLPVWGFGSPEFTEIYREEMEKPLRFLKWDLPIKFIETKLYEKTYTNYKRTEKEAIEVGMKQAKEQLKLQLGPEAKILSEKVLHESIQNGKVKLHLYISVEENIVEAQPLGQGD; this comes from the coding sequence ATGAAGCAAAAAGAAGAATCCATTATAACAGGTTCTGTCACAATTTCCGTTAGTGGAAACAAACCAGAGCTTTTTTTCCAGCATTGTACAAGTTATGGAATCCGCATCTGGAATGTCACAAAACCCAAAAGTGATACCTGTAACGGTACAATCCGGTTAAAAGATGTAAAACATATTAAACGCTTAAGGCGAGGAACAAATTATAAAATCAAGTTTATCGATCGAAAGGGTTACCCATTTGTTATCCGTCGTTATTTACGAAAAAAAGAATTAATTATTGCTTTTATTTTAAGTATGTTACTTATATTTGGGTTATCTAATATCGTGTGGGAAGTAAAAATTACAGGCGTCCCAAAAGATATTGAAGAAAAAATAAACAAACAGCTAAATCAATACGGTATTCATCCTGGATCATGGATTTTTTCACTTGATTCACCAAAGGAAATTCAGCAACAGTTATTAGATGATGTTCCTGAGTTATTGTGGGTGGGGATTGACCAAAAGGGCACTACTTTTTATTTAGAAGGTGTGGAGAAGGTTGTTGTGAAGGAAGAAGAGAAGAAGAATCCAAGAAACTTGATTGCAGCAAAAAAGGGGATTATCAAAAAGATGTATGTTTCCCAAGGAGTAGCGCAAGTAGAAGTGCATGATTTTGTTGAAAAGGGTGACTTACTTGTTTCAGGAAAGATGGGTATGGAAGCAGATAATAATGAGGAAAAAAAAGATAAGAAAAGGAAAATCAGGTATGTTGCTGCCGATGGTGAAATAACCGCTACTACATGGTATGAAGTTAAAGTGACAGTACCACTAGAAACAAGTACGGAACGCCTAACTGGTAATCAGGAAGAAAAATATCATATTGCCTTTAGCGATGTTAAATTACCGGTATGGGGGTTTGGCTCTCCTGAATTTACTGAAATTTATCGAGAAGAGATGGAAAAACCGCTTCGTTTTTTAAAATGGGACTTGCCTATAAAATTTATTGAAACAAAACTTTATGAAAAAACGTATACTAACTATAAGCGAACAGAAAAAGAAGCAATAGAAGTTGGGATGAAACAAGCAAAAGAACAATTAAAACTACAATTAGGTCCTGAAGCTAAAATCTTGTCAGAAAAAGTTTTGCATGAATCTATACAGAATGGTAAAGTTAAACTACACTTATATATAAGTGTAGAGGAAAATATTGTTGAAGCACAACCTTTAGGTCAAGGAGATTGA